The Acidimicrobiia bacterium genome segment GAGCGCGTCGTGCTGGGGGGCGACGTCGTAGCCCGGCTTGAGCAGGTAGCCGAGGAAGAAGTTCGTCCTGGCGCCGAGGTGCTCCACGATGAAGAGGTCGCCGATGCGGCCGACGACGGTGCCGATCGCCAGGCCGACCGCCGCCAGGTCCATGTGGACCAGCACGTTGAGGCCCAGCATCCGCATCCGCCAGGCTCCGACCAGGATGCCGCCGGCGAAGCCGCCCATGATCGAAAAGCTCTTGAAGGGCTGGAGCGCTTCGATCAGGCCTTCATCGAGGTGAGCCGGGACGGTGAAGAGCCGCGCCCCGAGGATCGACCCGACCAACGCCCAGGTGAGCACCGAGGTGATCTTCACCTCGTCGAATCCCCGCCGCCGGGCCTCCCGGAGCATGAGGATCGCCCCCACCACGAACCCGACGCCCGCCATCAGCCCATGCAGCGACAACCGAAACGGCCCCACGTGGAAGATCGGAATCGGCGGATAGGAGATCGAAGCGACCAACGAGACCATGGCGGGCAGATTACCCGCTGCCCGCTACCCGCTTCCCGCTGCCGGCAAGAGGGCGTCACAGTGGCGCGGGCTCCCAACGCAAAGAGCCGGCCCTGGTGGGCCGGCTCCTGGTCGGTGTTGGTCTGTCAGTTCGTTTGCGATTGCGAGATCTGCCGGGCGATGAGCACGCCCACCGCCACGACGATCAGCAGGACTATCAACTTCTTCAAGCTCTCACCCCCTTTGTACTGGGATCGTATCGCGCCCCAGGAGACACTTATACGTCTCCCCCCGGCCTCCGGGGGGAGACGCCCGAAGGGGGAGGGGGCAGCTGACCCTGCGAGCGGGACTGGACCCGTTCTTGAAGAAATGGTCAGATCGCACGCTGTCTCCGCTGCCCCCTCCGCCTCGCTTCGCTTCGGCACCTCCCCCGCCGAAGACGGCAGGGGAGGACGCCCTCCTGCGGGAGGCGGGAGGCGATGTACGCTCCCCCACCGTGACCGATCGCCGCTTTGCTCGCTTCGCCCTCGGCACCCTGGTGTTCAACGTGGGAGTGATCTTGTTCGGGGCCGTGGTGCGGGCCACCGGTTCGGGGGCGGGTTGTGGCTCGCATTGGCCCACTTGCGGGGGGGATGTGGTCCCGTTGTCGGGCTCGGCGGAGCGCTTCATCGAGTTCGGCCACCGCGCCTCGAGCGGGGTCGCCCTCGTTCTCGTCGCCATCCTGGTGCTCTGGGCGATCCGGACGCGCCGACGAGGCGATCCGGTGCGCATCGCCGCCATCGCCTCAGGCGTGTTGATCGTGAACGAGGCGCTGATCGGTGCCGCCCTGGTGCTGTTCGAGTGGGTCGGCGACGACCGCTCGGCGGGTCGCGCCGTATCGATCACCGTGCATCTGGTCAACACTTTCCTGTTGCTGGCCGCGCTGACTGCCACCGCGTGGTGGGCGTCGGGGCGGCCGGTGCCTCCCCGTCGGCCACACCGGGCGACCGCCTGGCTGGTCGGCATCGGTGCCGGGGCACTGATCCTGGTTGGGGCGACCGGAGCGATCACCGCCCTCGGCGACACCCTCTTCCCACCGCACGAGGTGGGGGTAGACCACTCGGGGAGCTTCCTGGTGAGCCTGCGATGGGTGCACCCGGTGCTGGCGGTGGGGACGGGCCTGTATCTCCTTCACCTGGCGCGGGTGCTACCGGTGCCGGATCGCATGCGCGGGTACCTGGCCGCGGTCGTGGTGACCCAATTGACGGCCGGAGTCGTCAACATCGCCCTCGCTGCCCCCGTGTGGATGCAGGTGGTGCATCTGCTGATAGCCGATGTCCTGTGGATCGGGCTCGTGGTCATCGGAAGCACTGCGCTCTCGGAGCGAGCCGAGGTGATGGCGTGACCGCCCGAGTATCCGCCTACATCGGCCTCATCAAGCCGCGGATCATCGAGCTCTTGCTGATCACCACGGTGCCGGCGATGGTGCTGGCCGCCGATGGCTGGCCCGGTTGGGGGCTGGTCGGTGCAACGCTCCTGGGTGGGGTCCTTTCGGCGGGTGGGGCCAACGCAATCAACAACTTTGTCGACCGAGACATCGACGTGCACATGGAACGCACGAAGCACCGGGGGCTGCCGTCCAACGCGGTCGGGCCAAACGAGGCGCTGGTACTCGGGGTCGTGCTGGGCCTGATGGGCTTCTTCTGGCTCTGGACGACCACCACGCTGCTGGCAGCGATGCTGGCGACCGCCGCCTTCGCCTTCTATGTGTTCGTGTACACGATGCTGCTCAAGCGGACGACTCCACAGAACATCGTCATCGGCGGTGCGGCGGGGGCGGTGCCCGCGTTGGTGGGGTGGGCGGCGGTCACCGGGTCGCTGGCGTTGCCAGCGTGGATTCTCTTCGCCGTCGTGTTCTTCTGGACGCCGGCCCACTTCTGGGCCCTCGCTCTCCGATTCGAAGAGGATTACGCCCGGGCGGGGGTACCGATGCTGCCGGTGGTAGCCGGCGAGAAGGAGACGACGCTCCAGATCACGCTCTATGCGGCGGCCGTTTCCTTCGTTTCGCTGATGCTCTATCCGGCGGCGTCCCTCGGCCCGATCTACCTGATCTCGGCAGTGCTACTGGGCGCCGCCTTCATCGGATCCACGCTGATGCTGGCCCGCGACCGGGGAAAGGCGATGGGTGTCTTCAAGTTCTCCAACGTCTACCTCACGCTGCTGTTCAGCGCGGCGATGTTGGACGTGCTGACCTGAGCGGCAGCGGGCTGCTGCAGATTCCGCTACTCCAGGAAGGCCAGGATCGCCTTCCCGATCTCATCCGCGTGCGTCAGCACCGCCTCGTGCTTGGCGCCTACCAGTTCGAGCACCGAGGCACCGGGGATGAAGGAGGCGGTCTCGTACTGCAGGCGTGAAGGGACCAGCTGATCGTCGGTGGGAATGATGCAAAGCGTCGGGGTGTCGATGTCGGGCAGGCGGTCCCGAACGTCGAACCGCAAGATGGCGAACCCTCCCTCGTAGTACAGGTCGGTGTCACGGTCGAGGAGGTTCTGCCACAGCCATGCAGCGTGCTCCGCGGGGATCACGCCGTTTCGCATCAAGTAGCCGTGCGCCAACCGCGGGAGCAGGAATCGATCGACCCGACTGATTGCCCGTCCCAACACGAAGGCAGGCACGGTCAACGACCGGGGCCGGTCGACCGGATGGGCCGCCGTTCCCCCGAGGATCAGGTGTGATGCCCGTCCCGGGTGGCGGATGGCGAGTTCCTGGGCGGTCATGCCCCCCATCGAGAAGCCGGCCACCGGGATGCCGCCGATCCCGAGAATGTCGAAGGCCCGGGCGACATCGTCGGCGAGATCGGAGATCTCAAAACGACCGCGCATGCGGTCGGACTTGCCGTGGTTTCGCAAGTCGAGGTTGATCACGCGGTACCGATCGGCCAGCAGCGGAAGCACCCGATGCCAGGTGAGGAAGCCGTCGTAGAGCCATCCGTGAAGCAGAACGATCGGCGGCCCATCGGGCGGCCCGGCCTCGCGCACCAGAAACTCCTGTCGGCCCGCGACGATGGTCCGGCCCGTCGGCCCCGCTGGTCGCGACTGGACCCCGCGAAACCGCGGAGATGTCTCCGGCCCGAACAGCCGCCACAACATCCAGGCGCCAACGGAGGTCTTGAGAAGGCCTTTCACGGGGTCGAGGATATCGTCCTCCTCCGCCGTCCTCGGCGGGGGAGGTGGCGCCGCCGTCTTCGGCGGTGACGGAGGGGGCAGCTGACCCTGCGAGCATGCCAACCACCCCTCCAGAACCGGGACCAGCCTGCTCGCAGGGACCGCTGCCCCCCTCCTACCTCCCCCCGGAAACCGGCGGGAGACGCAATGCATCCACCGCGAACACATACTCGTCCACCGGCCGGCCACCGACCAGGTGCTCCTCGATGATCCTGTCGAGCACTTCCTCGGTCACGTGGTGGTACCAGGTGCCGTCGGGGTAGACGACGGCGATAGGGCCCTGTTCGCAGATGCGGAGGCAGTCCACCTTGTTCCGCAGCACCGTCCCGGTGCCGGGCTCGACTGGAAGCGGTGGCGCCTCAGGCTTGCCCCGCCAGGCCGGCGGAGCCGATGCCAAGCCCAACTCCCAGAGGCGTCGCTTCAGGTGGGCCCACACCCGGGTTGTCTCCTCGCGCGGGGCGCACAACGGGGTTGTCTGGTCGGCGCAGAGGAAGATGTGACGCTCGACGCGACCGATCGATAGGGCAGAGGTGATCGCCTCGAGTCGTTCGCGGTCAGTCATCCAACGACTCGAATCTCCCCGCGACCTTCATCGGTGAAGCGGCCAATGGTCCACACCTCGCCTCCGAAGCCATCCGTGAACGGCTCGACGCTGCCCGGGGCCAAGGCGACCAAAAGCCCCCCACTGGTCTGCGCGTCGGCGAGAAGGATCCTGGTGGCCTCGTCAACGCCGCAAAAGTCGGTGAAACCTTCGGCATGTTGGAGGTTGCGGCGAGTGCCACCGGCGACGACCCCGTCCTCGGCGAACTTCCGCGCCCCAGGCAGGTGCGGCACCGAGGTGGCGTCGATTTCTGCTCCCACGGTATCGCCGAGCATTTCCTTCAGATGCCCCAGCAGTCCGAACCCGGTGACGTCGGTTGCTGCCGACGCCCCTGCCGCCACCGCGGCGTTGCCGGCGCGTTCATTCAGTTCAATCATCGAC includes the following:
- a CDS encoding prolipoprotein diacylglyceryl transferase family protein, yielding MVSLVASISYPPIPIFHVGPFRLSLHGLMAGVGFVVGAILMLREARRRGFDEVKITSVLTWALVGSILGARLFTVPAHLDEGLIEALQPFKSFSIMGGFAGGILVGAWRMRMLGLNVLVHMDLAAVGLAIGTVVGRIGDLFIVEHLGARTNFFLGYLLKPGYDVAPQHDALERLCETAGECGPYHHAGLYDMLGAGVLLGLLYLVARRWTNIRYGALIFMWAAWYGFQRFLIDVTRNNDLPNADATAGPFTWNQWTGLTVGLLATAVFLWIIIRKQTPVVSSEEDAARGAVISSE
- a CDS encoding alpha/beta fold hydrolase, whose translation is MKGLLKTSVGAWMLWRLFGPETSPRFRGVQSRPAGPTGRTIVAGRQEFLVREAGPPDGPPIVLLHGWLYDGFLTWHRVLPLLADRYRVINLDLRNHGKSDRMRGRFEISDLADDVARAFDILGIGGIPVAGFSMGGMTAQELAIRHPGRASHLILGGTAAHPVDRPRSLTVPAFVLGRAISRVDRFLLPRLAHGYLMRNGVIPAEHAAWLWQNLLDRDTDLYYEGGFAILRFDVRDRLPDIDTPTLCIIPTDDQLVPSRLQYETASFIPGASVLELVGAKHEAVLTHADEIGKAILAFLE
- a CDS encoding heme o synthase produces the protein MTARVSAYIGLIKPRIIELLLITTVPAMVLAADGWPGWGLVGATLLGGVLSAGGANAINNFVDRDIDVHMERTKHRGLPSNAVGPNEALVLGVVLGLMGFFWLWTTTTLLAAMLATAAFAFYVFVYTMLLKRTTPQNIVIGGAAGAVPALVGWAAVTGSLALPAWILFAVVFFWTPAHFWALALRFEEDYARAGVPMLPVVAGEKETTLQITLYAAAVSFVSLMLYPAASLGPIYLISAVLLGAAFIGSTLMLARDRGKAMGVFKFSNVYLTLLFSAAMLDVLT
- a CDS encoding COX15/CtaA family protein produces the protein MTDRRFARFALGTLVFNVGVILFGAVVRATGSGAGCGSHWPTCGGDVVPLSGSAERFIEFGHRASSGVALVLVAILVLWAIRTRRRGDPVRIAAIASGVLIVNEALIGAALVLFEWVGDDRSAGRAVSITVHLVNTFLLLAALTATAWWASGRPVPPRRPHRATAWLVGIGAGALILVGATGAITALGDTLFPPHEVGVDHSGSFLVSLRWVHPVLAVGTGLYLLHLARVLPVPDRMRGYLAAVVVTQLTAGVVNIALAAPVWMQVVHLLIADVLWIGLVVIGSTALSERAEVMA